The proteins below are encoded in one region of Clostridium estertheticum:
- a CDS encoding substrate-binding domain-containing protein — MEANSGLTTQEVAQVLNISKNTVYELIKRGELSSYRVGRKVRIDEIDIEKYKNKSRTNIKTSSINVEQINVEKINNPIITSLNTKKDLPGSSYKSDFIICGQDILLDVLTRHLEQHPNGLQALRRYIGSYNGLVELYRGNINIATAHLWDCDTGVYNIPYVRRILPGVPCIIIHLVCRMQGFYVAKGNPKSITTWKDLTRSDVLMINRERGCGVRVLIDEKLCKLGIPWQSINGYESEALSHLAVASTVARGDADVAVGNEKAAQQVENIQFVPMQKERYDLIIKKDDINKPPFQAILEIINSKEFKEELRGIGGYDLTDTGKIVEQP, encoded by the coding sequence ATGGAAGCAAACTCAGGATTAACAACTCAGGAAGTTGCACAAGTTTTAAATATTTCTAAAAATACAGTATATGAATTAATAAAAAGGGGAGAACTTTCTTCTTATAGAGTAGGTAGAAAGGTACGAATAGATGAAATTGATATTGAAAAGTACAAGAATAAAAGTAGAACTAATATTAAAACTTCATCAATTAATGTTGAACAAATTAATGTGGAAAAAATCAATAATCCAATTATAACTTCACTAAATACCAAAAAAGATTTGCCTGGTTCAAGTTATAAAAGTGATTTTATAATTTGTGGTCAAGATATTCTTTTGGATGTTTTAACTCGGCATTTAGAACAACATCCTAATGGACTTCAGGCGCTTAGACGTTATATAGGAAGTTACAATGGCTTAGTTGAATTATATAGAGGCAATATAAATATTGCTACAGCACATCTATGGGATTGTGATACTGGAGTTTACAATATCCCTTATGTACGTAGAATACTTCCGGGAGTACCTTGTATTATTATTCATTTAGTATGCCGTATGCAAGGTTTCTATGTTGCTAAAGGTAATCCTAAAAGCATAACTACGTGGAAGGATTTAACTAGATCTGATGTTTTAATGATTAATAGAGAAAGAGGTTGTGGAGTACGAGTTCTAATAGATGAAAAATTGTGTAAACTTGGCATACCATGGCAGTCAATTAATGGGTATGAAAGCGAAGCGTTGTCACATTTAGCCGTTGCTAGTACTGTTGCTAGGGGTGATGCCGATGTAGCAGTAGGTAATGAAAAGGCTGCTCAACAGGTTGAAAATATTCAATTTGTACCTATGCAAAAGGAAAGATATGATTTAATAATTAAGAAAGATGATATAAACAAACCACCATTTCAAGCAATACTTGAAATTATTAATTCAAAGGAATTTAAGGAAGAACTGCGAGGAATAGGTGGGTATGATTTGACTGATACTGGAAAAATAGTAGAACAACCATAA
- the anfK gene encoding Fe-only nitrogenase subunit beta, protein MSCELKQKERAGIINPIFTCQPCGAQYASIGVKDCIGIVHGGQGCVMFVRLLFSQHFKESFEIASSSLHEDGAVFGALNRVEEAVDVLLMRYPHVKVIPIITTCSTEIIGDDIDGVITKLNKGLLKEKYAGREVHLVPMHTPSFKGSMISGYDVAVEEFVKAFAKKEDVSNEKLNLITGWVNPGDVTALKHLLSEMEVDATVLFEIETFDSPLMPDGNATSHGNTTIADLTGTANAIGTIALNRYEGGKAAEYLQNEFGVPMILGPTPIGIRNTDTFLQNVKKMTGKSIPKSLVAERGIAIDALSDITHMFLAGKKVAIYGNPDLVIGLAEFCLDLEMKPVLLLLGDDNKEYKKDPRIKALQENVDYDMEIITNADFWELENRIKNEGLELDLILGHSKGRYIAVDNNIPMLRVGFPTYDRAGMYRYPVVGYAGAMWLGEQMANTIFTDMEYKKNKEWVLNVW, encoded by the coding sequence ATGTCTTGTGAATTAAAACAAAAGGAACGTGCTGGCATTATCAACCCAATATTTACATGCCAGCCCTGTGGAGCTCAGTATGCCAGCATAGGAGTAAAAGATTGTATCGGAATAGTTCATGGAGGACAAGGATGCGTTATGTTTGTTAGGCTTCTGTTTTCACAACATTTCAAGGAAAGCTTTGAGATTGCATCTTCATCACTACATGAGGATGGTGCGGTATTTGGTGCACTAAATCGTGTTGAAGAAGCAGTGGATGTTCTTTTGATGAGGTATCCACATGTGAAAGTCATACCAATCATTACAACATGTTCAACAGAGATTATTGGTGATGATATAGATGGTGTTATTACGAAATTAAATAAAGGACTTTTAAAAGAAAAATATGCTGGGAGAGAAGTTCATCTTGTCCCAATGCATACACCGAGTTTTAAGGGAAGTATGATAAGTGGATACGATGTGGCAGTGGAGGAGTTTGTAAAAGCTTTTGCCAAAAAAGAAGATGTGTCTAATGAAAAATTAAATCTTATTACTGGATGGGTAAATCCGGGAGATGTTACAGCACTTAAGCATCTCTTGTCAGAAATGGAAGTAGATGCAACTGTACTTTTTGAAATTGAAACGTTTGATTCTCCGTTAATGCCAGATGGAAACGCTACTTCCCATGGAAATACTACAATTGCAGATTTAACTGGAACCGCAAATGCAATTGGAACTATTGCTCTTAATAGGTATGAGGGTGGAAAAGCAGCTGAATATCTTCAAAATGAATTTGGGGTTCCAATGATTCTTGGACCTACTCCTATTGGAATAAGGAATACGGACACATTTTTGCAAAATGTAAAGAAAATGACTGGTAAGTCAATTCCTAAGTCTTTAGTTGCTGAACGTGGAATTGCAATTGATGCACTTAGTGATATTACTCATATGTTTTTAGCGGGTAAGAAGGTAGCGATATACGGAAATCCAGACCTAGTTATCGGTCTTGCTGAATTTTGTCTTGATTTAGAAATGAAACCGGTACTGCTTTTACTTGGTGATGACAATAAGGAGTATAAGAAAGATCCACGAATTAAGGCGCTTCAAGAAAATGTAGATTATGATATGGAGATAATTACCAATGCGGATTTTTGGGAACTTGAAAACAGAATCAAGAACGAGGGGCTTGAACTTGATCTTATTTTGGGACATTCTAAAGGTAGGTACATCGCTGTTGACAACAATATCCCAATGCTACGAGTGGGTTTTCCGACTTATGATCGTGCAGGAATGTATCGTTATCCTGTGGTTGGTTATGCAGGTGCAATGTGGCTAGGAGAACAGATGGCCAACACGATATTTACTGATATGGAGTATAAGAAGAATAAGGAATGGGTATTGAATGTATGGTAA
- the anfG gene encoding Fe-only nitrogenase subunit delta: MEDKIEQLVDYIMKNCLWQFNSRAWDRKNQNENIIEKATQLLCDEPVDVGTPADRCYWVEAQLLSDNYKRLFPWIVTMEKPKIKILMQGFKDRVDYLTITASRNTEINDKLY; encoded by the coding sequence GTGGAAGATAAAATAGAACAACTTGTGGATTATATAATGAAAAATTGTCTATGGCAGTTTAATTCCCGGGCTTGGGATAGAAAGAATCAAAATGAGAATATAATTGAAAAAGCTACTCAGTTGTTGTGTGATGAGCCTGTGGATGTGGGAACACCTGCGGATAGATGTTATTGGGTCGAGGCTCAACTTCTTTCAGATAACTATAAACGATTATTTCCATGGATTGTTACAATGGAAAAACCTAAGATTAAGATACTCATGCAGGGATTTAAGGATCGTGTTGATTATTTAACCATTACAGCGTCGCGTAATACAGAAATTAATGACAAACTATATTAA
- the anfD gene encoding nitrogenase iron-iron protein, alpha chain, translating into MPNHLFKCSECIPEREKHVVIKGKGEDLTSCLPLGYLNTIPGSLSERGCAYCGAKHVIGTPMKDVLHMSHGPIGCTYDTWQTKRYLSDNDNFQIKYTFATDVKEKNIVFGAEKLLKNNIIEAFKAFPKIKRMTLYSTCSTALIGDDIDAIAKEVMDEMPDVDIFVCNSPGFAGPSQSAGHHKINIAWIDQKVGTFEPKITSDYVINYVGEYNIQGDQEVMVDYFKRMGIQVLSTFTGNGSYDDLRAMDKAHLNVLECARSAEYICNELRKRYGTPRLDIDGFGFEPMTTTLKKIGLFFGIEDRAQVIIDEQTARWKPELDWYKERLRGKKVCLWPGGSKLWHWANILHTEMGMEVVSVYSKFGHQGDFEKGIARCGESAMAIDDPNELECMEAMLTLKPDIVLTGKRPGEVAKKIRVPYINVHAYHNGPYKGFEGWVRLARDMYNAIYSPIHQLALIDISKDETPMDAAFMTPNMISSVDLSEEVKASQYLREYSGEYDIITPLRNKVYPSYPVKPAIAK; encoded by the coding sequence ATGCCAAATCATTTGTTTAAATGTAGTGAATGTATTCCTGAAAGAGAAAAACATGTAGTTATAAAAGGAAAAGGCGAGGATTTGACGTCATGCCTTCCTTTGGGATATCTCAACACAATTCCAGGGTCGCTTTCGGAACGTGGATGTGCATACTGCGGAGCTAAACATGTTATCGGTACACCAATGAAGGATGTTCTGCATATGAGTCATGGACCAATTGGATGTACTTATGATACTTGGCAAACTAAACGTTATTTAAGCGATAATGATAACTTTCAAATTAAATATACTTTTGCCACAGATGTAAAAGAAAAGAATATTGTATTTGGAGCTGAAAAGCTACTGAAAAATAATATTATTGAGGCATTTAAGGCATTTCCTAAGATAAAAAGGATGACTCTCTACTCTACTTGCTCTACAGCACTTATAGGAGACGATATAGATGCTATTGCTAAAGAAGTAATGGATGAGATGCCCGATGTTGATATATTTGTTTGTAATTCTCCAGGATTTGCTGGGCCTAGTCAATCAGCAGGACATCACAAAATTAATATAGCATGGATAGATCAGAAGGTTGGAACATTTGAGCCTAAAATAACCAGTGATTATGTCATTAATTATGTAGGAGAGTATAACATTCAAGGTGATCAAGAAGTTATGGTTGATTATTTTAAGAGAATGGGTATTCAGGTTCTTTCAACTTTTACTGGTAATGGATCTTATGATGACCTTAGAGCTATGGATAAGGCGCATTTAAATGTACTTGAGTGTGCAAGGTCCGCTGAGTATATATGTAATGAACTAAGGAAAAGATATGGAACTCCAAGGCTTGATATTGATGGGTTTGGATTTGAACCAATGACCACAACACTAAAAAAGATTGGTTTATTCTTTGGGATTGAAGATAGAGCTCAAGTAATTATTGATGAACAAACTGCCAGATGGAAGCCAGAACTTGATTGGTATAAAGAACGCCTTAGAGGAAAGAAAGTATGTTTATGGCCGGGCGGATCTAAACTTTGGCATTGGGCAAATATACTTCATACAGAAATGGGAATGGAGGTTGTCTCAGTGTATTCAAAATTCGGTCATCAGGGAGATTTTGAAAAAGGTATTGCTAGATGTGGAGAAAGCGCTATGGCAATTGATGATCCAAATGAACTAGAGTGCATGGAAGCGATGCTTACATTAAAACCAGATATAGTTTTAACTGGAAAACGACCAGGTGAGGTTGCTAAAAAAATTAGAGTTCCATACATTAATGTACATGCTTATCATAACGGTCCATATAAGGGATTTGAGGGATGGGTAAGGCTTGCACGTGATATGTATAATGCGATATATTCACCAATTCATCAGCTTGCTTTAATAGATATAAGTAAAGATGAAACACCTATGGATGCAGCATTTATGACACCAAATATGATATCATCAGTGGATTTAAGTGAGGAGGTAAAAGCTTCACAGTACCTCAGGGAATATAGCGGTGAGTACGATATTATCACACCACTTCGTAATAAGGTATATCCAAGTTACCCGGTAAAACCGGCTATAGCGAAGTAA
- a CDS encoding P-II family nitrogen regulator, which translates to MKEIFTIIRPKKVGQTKDALEKLGFVGLTANSVLGRGNQRGIAGELSCDIRPNEIAKGKQGGMQYIPKRLLSIVVSDADVEIVIQTIIEANNTGQIGDGKIFVCPVDNGVRISTNEEGDKAVL; encoded by the coding sequence ATGAAAGAAATATTTACAATCATCCGTCCAAAGAAAGTGGGACAAACTAAAGATGCTCTTGAAAAGCTTGGGTTCGTAGGGCTAACTGCAAATTCAGTCCTTGGGCGTGGTAATCAGAGAGGTATTGCTGGCGAACTTAGTTGTGATATTAGACCAAATGAAATAGCTAAGGGCAAGCAAGGAGGCATGCAGTATATACCCAAACGACTTTTGTCAATAGTAGTTAGTGATGCTGATGTAGAAATTGTGATCCAAACAATCATTGAGGCAAACAATACGGGACAGATAGGGGACGGGAAGATATTCGTTTGTCCGGTGGATAATGGCGTACGGATAAGTACAAACGAAGAAGGCGATAAAGCTGTTCTTTGA
- the anfO gene encoding Fe-only nitrogenase accessory protein AnfO yields MGMKIAVFLGENGKTISFNQSGVTKLYLKEKSEWKVIKEIIFEINDLMSTETIRDNVKNMADALGECKVFVAGDVKGLPYTILDNMGFNILKVEGTPEGFLELVLKGEEERKLKKQRAEIIPRPSINGKEGYYFIDIQAEMEDNEKLTSKQLLLPFINNTEFKKLEIICTHVPLWFGGEFSKLNLSSDIEKINDGTMRVKVYSHNISTTL; encoded by the coding sequence ATGGGCATGAAAATTGCAGTGTTTCTTGGTGAAAATGGTAAAACAATCTCTTTTAATCAAAGTGGGGTAACTAAGCTGTATTTAAAGGAAAAATCAGAGTGGAAAGTAATAAAGGAAATCATTTTTGAAATTAACGATTTAATGAGCACGGAAACAATTCGTGATAATGTTAAAAATATGGCTGATGCTCTCGGCGAATGTAAGGTCTTTGTAGCGGGTGATGTTAAAGGGCTTCCATATACTATACTTGATAACATGGGTTTTAACATTTTGAAGGTAGAAGGCACGCCTGAGGGTTTCTTAGAACTTGTATTAAAAGGTGAGGAAGAGAGAAAACTTAAAAAACAGAGAGCTGAGATTATACCAAGACCTTCGATAAATGGGAAGGAGGGGTATTATTTTATTGATATACAAGCAGAAATGGAAGATAATGAAAAATTAACATCTAAACAATTACTTTTGCCTTTCATTAATAATACTGAGTTTAAGAAACTTGAAATAATTTGTACACATGTTCCACTATGGTTTGGTGGTGAGTTTAGTAAACTAAATTTAAGTTCAGACATAGAAAAAATAAACGATGGAACAATGAGGGTAAAGGTTTATTCTCATAATATTAGTACTACTTTATAA
- a CDS encoding P-II family nitrogen regulator → MKMIRAIIRPEAFDGVADGLSEAGFVSLTKINVFGRGKQKGITIGETHYDELPKIMIMLVVEDEDVEEVIKLIKYKSYTGNYGDGKIFIVPVEDAYTVRTGVKGL, encoded by the coding sequence ATGAAAATGATAAGAGCTATAATACGTCCTGAAGCCTTTGATGGTGTTGCTGATGGCCTTTCAGAAGCTGGATTTGTTTCATTAACAAAAATTAATGTATTTGGTCGTGGGAAACAAAAAGGGATAACAATTGGAGAAACGCATTATGATGAGCTTCCTAAAATTATGATTATGCTAGTTGTAGAAGATGAGGATGTAGAAGAAGTTATTAAACTTATTAAATATAAATCATACACAGGAAATTATGGAGATGGAAAAATATTTATAGTTCCTGTGGAAGATGCCTATACGGTGCGAACTGGCGTCAAAGGATTATAA
- the nifH gene encoding nitrogenase iron protein translates to MRQIAIYGKGGIGKSTTTQNLTAGLAQMGKQIMVVGCDPKADSTRLLLGGLAQKSVLDTLREEGEDVDLDSILKDGFGNIRCVESGGPEPGVGCAGRGIITSINMLESLGAYTPDLDYVFYDVLGDVVCGGFAMPMREGKAQEIYIVASGEMMALYAANNIAKGVLKYANSSGIRLGGIICNSRNVDKEIDLLKAFAEELGSQLIYFVPRDNMVQRAEIHKQTVIEFDPEANQAEEYRQLAKAIDENKMFVIPKPMAQERLEEILMEHGLMDI, encoded by the coding sequence ATGAGACAGATAGCAATTTATGGTAAAGGTGGTATTGGAAAATCTACTACCACTCAAAATCTAACAGCGGGTCTTGCACAAATGGGAAAACAAATTATGGTAGTTGGTTGTGATCCAAAAGCAGATTCAACAAGACTTTTATTAGGTGGTCTTGCACAGAAAAGTGTTCTTGATACATTAAGAGAGGAAGGAGAAGATGTAGATCTTGATTCAATATTAAAAGATGGATTTGGGAATATAAGATGTGTTGAATCAGGTGGGCCTGAACCAGGTGTTGGTTGCGCCGGACGTGGAATTATAACTTCAATTAATATGCTTGAAAGTCTTGGTGCATATACTCCTGATTTAGATTATGTATTTTATGATGTTTTAGGTGATGTTGTTTGTGGGGGATTTGCAATGCCGATGCGTGAAGGAAAGGCTCAAGAAATATATATAGTTGCAAGTGGCGAAATGATGGCGCTATATGCAGCAAATAATATTGCAAAAGGAGTACTCAAATACGCGAACAGTAGTGGAATAAGACTTGGTGGAATAATTTGTAATAGTAGAAATGTTGATAAGGAAATAGATCTTTTAAAAGCATTTGCAGAGGAACTAGGAAGTCAGTTAATATATTTTGTACCAAGAGATAACATGGTTCAAAGAGCTGAAATACACAAACAAACTGTAATAGAATTTGATCCAGAGGCAAATCAGGCAGAGGAGTATAGACAGCTTGCTAAAGCAATTGATGAGAATAAGATGTTTGTTATTCCCAAACCGATGGCTCAGGAGAGATTAGAAGAAATACTAATGGAACATGGGTTAATGGATATCTAA
- a CDS encoding GNAT family N-acetyltransferase, whose product MESIVKGIEIRPANYNDEIAWKAMWADYNSFYGVIVPENITESTWARIINTSSSICALIAVDNSEIIGFANYVLHEYTWSEGLACLMDDLFVIPKKRGRGASKLMIQRLINIGLENNWTRVYWMTRIGNTTARSVYDKFCRADGFVRYTMPLDGITPTAGNSE is encoded by the coding sequence ATGGAAAGCATAGTTAAGGGGATTGAAATTAGACCAGCAAATTACAATGACGAAATAGCTTGGAAGGCGATGTGGGCAGATTACAATTCATTTTATGGAGTTATTGTGCCTGAAAATATTACTGAATCAACCTGGGCACGAATAATTAATACATCAAGTTCCATATGCGCACTTATTGCTGTTGATAATAGTGAAATTATAGGTTTTGCTAATTATGTACTTCACGAATATACTTGGAGTGAGGGGCTTGCTTGCCTCATGGATGATTTGTTTGTTATACCAAAGAAAAGAGGAAGAGGCGCCTCGAAACTTATGATACAGAGACTTATTAACATAGGTTTGGAAAACAATTGGACTAGAGTTTATTGGATGACTCGCATAGGGAATACAACAGCTAGATCTGTTTATGATAAATTTTGCCGGGCGGATGGATTTGTAAGGTATACTATGCCTCTTGATGGAATCACTCCAACCGCTGGAAACAGTGAGTAA